A genomic region of Rhea pennata isolate bPtePen1 chromosome 14, bPtePen1.pri, whole genome shotgun sequence contains the following coding sequences:
- the NMUR2 gene encoding neuromedin-U receptor 2 gives MAWISNTSWFNHLVLQEHFRRYLNSTEAYLAFLCGPKRSHLFFPMALVYTLIFVVGVVGNFLVCLVIIKHRNMKTPTNYYLFSLAISDLLVLLFGMPLEVYEMWNNYPFLFGPIGCYFKTALFETVCFASILSVTTVSVERYVAILYPFRAKLESTRKRALRTIVMLWVFSVLFALPNTSIHGIMLQYFPNGTLVPGSATCTVVRPMWIYNCIVQITYFLFYVLPMVVISVLYYLMGLRLKGDKSLEVEEMAVNVQRPSRISVTKMLFVLVMVFAICWAPFHIDRLFFSFVVEWTEPLANIFNLIHVVSGVFFYLSTAVNPIIYNLLSQRFRMAFLSVISPQCKHWAHKNPTNKIPTQQSIFMVEDHNLADSAEDTSLPGTYRTSVSSSQLSTGL, from the exons ATGGCCTGGATCAGCAATACCTCTTGGTTTAATCATCTTGTTCTGCAAGAACATTTTAGGAGATATTTGAACAGCACTGAGGCTTACTTAGCCTTCCTGTGTGGGCCCAAACGGAGCCATCTGTTCTTTCCCATGGCTTTGGTGTATActctgatttttgttgttggtgTAGTAGGAAATTTCCTAGTTTGCCTGGTAATCATCAAGCACCGGAACATGAAGACCCCTACCAACTACTACCTCTTCAGCCTTGCTATCTCAGACTTGCTTGTGCTGCTTTTTGGGATGCCACTGGAAGTCTACGAGATGTGGAACAACTACCCCTTTCTGTTTGGGCCCATAGGCTGCTATTTCAAGACGGCACTCTTTGAGACGGTGTGCtttgcctccatcctcagcGTGACCACTGTCAGTGTGGAGAGATACGTTGCCATCCTCTATCCGTTCCGTGCCAAGCTAGAGAGCACTCGGAAGCGTGCGCTAAGGACTATCGTCATGCTCTGGGTCTTCTCTGTCCTCTTCGCCCTTCCCAACACAAGCATCCATGGCATCATGTTGCAGTATTTCCCAAATGGCACCCTGGTCCCTGGCTCTGCTACCTGCACTGTAGTCAGGCCCATGTGGATCTACAACTGCATTGTCCAGATTACTTACTTTCTCTTCTATGTGCTGCCTATGGTGGTCATAAGTGTGCTGTACTATCTGATGGGGCTAAGA CTGAAAGGAGACAAATCATTGGAAGTGGAGGAAATGGCTGTGAATGTTCAGAGACCCTCCAGAATATCAGTCACCAAGATGTTAT TTGTCCTTGTGATGGTTTTTGCTATTTGTTGGGCTCCATTCCATATAGATCGGCTCTTCTTCAGCTTTGTTGTGGAATGGACTGAGCCTCTGGCTAATATATTCAACTTAATCCATGTGGTATCAG GTGTTTTCTTCTATCTGAGCACTGCTGTGAACCCCATCATTTACAATCTGTTGTCCCAGCGCTTCAGGATGGCTTTCCTCAGTGTAATCTCTCCTCAGTGCAAGCACTGGGCCCATAAAAATCCCACCAACAAGATTCCTACCCAGCAGAGTATATTTATGGTTGAGGATCACAATCTGGCAGACTCTGCTGAAGACACAAGTCTCCCTGGCACTTACAGGACTTCTGTCAGCAGTTCTCAGCTGTCTACTGGCCTGTGA